From the Glycine max cultivar Williams 82 chromosome 11, Glycine_max_v4.0, whole genome shotgun sequence genome, the window aaaattattattttgactatttgatatattaaaacttatattaagtCTATGTTATGTGATGACGCCATATATAAAGATTAACTTTTGTGTTAAATGATCAAGATGATCTGTTTTAATATATGGAGAActcaaatcaataattttttttattaagaatttataataaaatttggttATTCATAAAACCtttaacatatttaagtctttaatataattaggtttattttgatcaaaattgtaataaaataattataattcatcgtaaaataataatattttataatttaaatttgcgTAATGTGTGCATCTTAGCATATTAGAGTGCGTTTGCATAAGAGCTAAAAGCAATACAACCAGCATTCACAGGAGAGCTTCAGCATCCTTGCTTTAGTATTTTTGCTttggaaaacatttttttcgatgAACATAGATACAATACATTTCTAAACACATCCTTAGtctatatatattgtgaagttGACAAGCCTACTTGAATTGAATAGCACCATCGtggataacaattttttttactgcacaTGAATAATAAAATCTTCATCCAAGtatttaaaacatacacaatGTTTAACATGCGAGACCtctaattaaactttaaaaaaaaaaaaaaaacttgtgttaaTTAATCCTTATGCTCAGTAGTAAAAGATACATtccttttaatattaaatacatatttCTGTAAACATCcattcttttgtatttaatttcatttgcttcaaagaaataattatttattttcaatgtctttctaaaataatttaaaaacaataatgttttgcttaatataaaataaaagggcaATATTATTCGGAGAAAATGACTTCTTTATATAGGGAACTAAGAAGGAGAAGCATGGACTCACGCACGCACTCATTGTCTCTTCCTGTGTCATGCCATTAAAGAGAGACAGAGATGTGTTGTTGCTGCAGGCCTTCCATTAAATAAGTCAGAGCTCTGCAGCTTCTCATAAACAAACACACAGAAAACAGCACTCCCTCACCAGCCAAGCTAAAAAtaactttgttaatttttatttttattgttattttttcattgaGGCAAGCAAGGCAAGGCAACTAGTAGTTTCTTTCAGTTGTAATTTCAATGTCTTCTGATCTCTATACTTTTGACATTTCTTACCAAAGACATTCAAGCCCAGACAACATGGTCTCCTATGATGGAAATGGAAACTTTGTATTTTTCTCTGACCCTCACTCTTTCCCTTTCCTCACTGGCTCACCAATTGATGATGTTGTTCAAGGGAATTTTAACACTTCTCTTGACcctttttcctcttctttctgcTCCTTTTCTCCTCAGGAAAACCCTGTGCAACCTCTGTCTAATATAAAGGGTGAGTTTAGAAGTTTCTCTTATTTGCATGGCTCCGAAGTGACAAGTAAGGAATGCCAAATGGGTGTGGATTATACCTACAATCAGCACTTTATTTCTCAAACTTGTCATGGTTCTGAAAGTGCATCAAAGTTAATTCAAAGGAGCTTCAGCTGTACCTCTTTTGATGAGAAGCCTCGTTTCCCCTTTGAACCTCACCCTGACACTCTCATGGATTTTCAATGGCATGCTTTGAACTCCCCTGAAAACACTTTCTTCGCAGCATCAATGAGGAGAGTGTGCAGTACAGGAGATTTGCAGGTATAGTATTTCtttcattgttaatttttatttgagaaaatagtttatgtaatcaaataaaaaatttacatgtatGGTAAATTTGTTCATTCCTGTACTAactacttttaaatttatattcatcATGATTTATGatcagatttttaattagttgatagtATAAAGTCTTGAAAACATAAAtggaaagtgtaaaaaaaattaccataaaATTATATCAGCTGTAATTTCTGATTCATTGATAATGTATAACAGTTAAACTCCATAAATTTTTACACTCATAatgcatagaaattaaactctatttagttttattaaacTTTGTTTAGTTTTTGTTCAGAACATGAAAGCAGCAGATATGTCTCAAACGGAGAGCCCCTTGTTGGAGGAAGGAAACTTCAAAGTAAGGCGTTATAGTGccgaagaaagaaaagaaaaaatctctAAATACAGAGCTAAGAGAAGCCAGAGGAAGTTCAATAAGACTATTAAGGTAAACAAAAAAGCACCAGCTATTTgactattttgattatttatttatttatttatttggacgtGTATTTGACTATTTGTTTAGTGCTAATAATTGAAAGACAAGAATGAGAATGATGTATTAGTTTATAAAAGATACGAAGGAATTTTTAGGCAAATATATACGAATGCATgattaggagaagaaaatagataaaagaaaagaaaaaggtctGAATGTGGCTGCTTTGTTGTTTTGTGTGGGTACCAACCAGTATGCATGCCGAAAGACACTAGCCGACAATAGAACCCGCATACGTGGCAGATTCGCACGCAACGACGAAATCAGAGAGATTCCGAAAGCACCTTGTTCAAGTTCAACCACAGAAGAATATGAAGACGAGTTCTGggtaaataagattttaatttattgctCTTCTTAAATCTCAAGCTATATACATTAGAGTTAGACAACACATATTGACATACTCCATTGTTGACCAGTTAAATGGGGTGTcgatatttatgatttttattttttatttttatgaaggttGAATTCATTGAAGGATTAAATGAGGAGGTCAACGGTTAGAGCAGAACAATGTGCAGAGATAGTTATGGAGCTCCTCAGTTTCAGTAGCTGTGTGTGTCTTTGGAGTCTTGACAGAAGCATCTTTCTTTTTATGAGTTTTGGCTGATAGTCACTTGACAACGAAACAGCCTTTTTGTATGCAAAGGAAAGAATTCCGAAAggcttttcaattttaatttttttttaataaagtcgCTATATTTAAGATCATAAGCTATGGAAGTCAAATGTAAGTTGGGTAGTTATAGGTTGCTTCCACTTAGCTTTTTGCTTAAttgtatttgattttgatttctctTGGTTGCGATTTGTTCAGTGTATATAACCATGTATCATATTCAATAATCAggtaatgtattttattttcttgtacaGAGTAACTAAGGTTATTCTCTTTTCTATGTTGTGTGGATATTACTACAAATCCAATAGGACTTGAATCTTGACCCAACAATTATGTAAATAAGGATTAAAGTTGTTACTATGCATAAATATGAAGGCAGGAGCAcgtaatttttttcaaacacatataaaaaaaaaaatagcatgtagGGGTGCTTTTTTTCAgacacaaattaaatattataatacccTAGTTGCTATTAGCATTCGTAATTAACCAAGAGCATGTAGGACTCATAACCGCAATTCTGCCTAATTCCAAGTGATGTCTAGTGAGTAGTGAGGAGCTCCAACTTTCCAAACAACAAATATGTCCGCTCTGTAATTAACTAGCCCGTTGCTGACAGTCGCAAACGCAATTAAATATTATTCGAATTTATTGTGTGGAATTAATATACTGAGTAGCTTCTACATTCAGCTATTTTGTTACTGTAGTTTTAATCGTCAACTTGGCTTAGTTAGAGGAAAAAACCTGTTGGTCTACACAATTTGTTGGCAAAGGGATTAAAagatttttgttgaattttttaaaaaactataaatttgaacagagattaattaaatatgaagtgaatctataaaaatttgtgatattccataaataaatttatttctatcAA encodes:
- the LOC100786853 gene encoding uncharacterized protein isoform X2, which codes for MSSDLYTFDISYQRHSSPDNMVSYDGNGNFENPVQPLSNIKGEFRSFSYLHGSEVTSKECQMGVDYTYNQHFISQTCHGSESASKLIQRSFSCTSFDEKPRFPFEPHPDTLMDFQWHALNSPENTFFAASMRRVCSTGDLQNMKAADMSQTESPLLEEGNFKVRRYSAEERKEKISKYRAKRSQRKFNKTIKYACRKTLADNRTRIRGRFARNDEIREIPKAPCSSSTTEEYEDEFWVEFIEGLNEEVNG
- the LOC100786853 gene encoding uncharacterized protein isoform X1, with protein sequence MSSDLYTFDISYQRHSSPDNMVSYDGNGNFVFFSDPHSFPFLTGSPIDDVVQGNFNTSLDPFSSSFCSFSPQENPVQPLSNIKGEFRSFSYLHGSEVTSKECQMGVDYTYNQHFISQTCHGSESASKLIQRSFSCTSFDEKPRFPFEPHPDTLMDFQWHALNSPENTFFAASMRRVCSTGDLQNMKAADMSQTESPLLEEGNFKVRRYSAEERKEKISKYRAKRSQRKFNKTIKYACRKTLADNRTRIRGRFARNDEIREIPKAPCSSSTTEEYEDEFWVEFIEGLNEEVNG